One Marinilactibacillus sp. Marseille-P9653 genomic window carries:
- the lgt gene encoding prolipoprotein diacylglyceryl transferase, producing MGFVLGVLNPHVVEIGSVVIHWYGVIIAAGILAALQLSTKEAKKKGLEEDTIIDMALWAIPIGLLGARLYYVLFELGYYLQNPGQILAIWNGGIAIYGGLIAGGGTLYWYAKKKGTSLALVLDILAPNVLLAQSIGRWGNFMNQEAHGGPVTRQFLENLYLPEFIIEQMNINGTYYHPTFLYESLWSLLGFVLIVTIRNRKQLLRQGEVALSYVLWYSVGRFFIEGMRTDSLWIGEWIRVSQALSLALFIGAIVVWFIRRQDYPPISYYSDGNKGQKKTIKMVN from the coding sequence ATGGGATTCGTATTAGGCGTTTTGAATCCCCATGTGGTGGAGATTGGTTCTGTTGTGATTCATTGGTATGGAGTCATTATTGCAGCGGGCATATTAGCGGCTCTCCAGTTGAGCACCAAGGAAGCAAAGAAAAAAGGACTGGAAGAGGATACCATTATCGATATGGCCTTATGGGCAATTCCGATTGGACTCCTCGGCGCTCGGCTTTATTATGTGTTATTTGAACTTGGTTATTATCTGCAAAATCCAGGACAAATCCTTGCGATTTGGAATGGCGGCATTGCGATTTATGGGGGATTGATTGCAGGAGGGGGTACGCTATATTGGTATGCAAAGAAAAAAGGTACTTCTTTGGCACTCGTTCTTGATATTTTAGCGCCCAATGTATTGTTAGCCCAGTCCATTGGTCGTTGGGGCAATTTTATGAATCAGGAAGCTCATGGTGGACCGGTTACTCGTCAATTCTTGGAAAATCTTTATTTACCTGAATTTATCATTGAACAAATGAATATCAATGGTACCTACTACCATCCGACTTTTTTATACGAGTCATTGTGGAGTTTGTTGGGCTTTGTCCTCATCGTCACTATACGGAACCGAAAACAGCTTTTGCGTCAAGGAGAAGTCGCTTTGAGTTACGTTTTGTGGTACTCAGTGGGTCGGTTCTTCATTGAAGGTATGCGAACGGACAGTTTATGGATTGGCGAGTGGATCCGCGTTTCGCAAGCCTTGTCTCTGGCCCTGTTTATTGGCGCGATTGTAGTATGGTTTATACGCAGACAAGATTATCCACCAATTTCTTATTATTCTGATGGCAATAAGGGGCAGAAAAAGACTATTAAGATGGTGAATTGA
- a CDS encoding DUF6442 family protein translates to MKKEKILNSYRNEKKDEGNDHINNMSDEKGFFAMAMLIMLITIYKIYMNLPFGDTGAIPLSFLSFHSFNRYKQTKEKDTLVYGIVTGFIGIAFLVWYVIETI, encoded by the coding sequence ATGAAAAAAGAAAAGATATTAAACAGTTACCGAAATGAAAAAAAAGATGAAGGCAACGACCATATCAATAATATGAGTGATGAGAAAGGTTTCTTTGCTATGGCTATGTTAATCATGCTTATAACTATCTATAAAATATATATGAATTTGCCGTTTGGAGATACTGGTGCAATCCCATTATCTTTTTTATCTTTTCATAGCTTTAATCGTTATAAGCAAACGAAAGAAAAAGATACCTTGGTATATGGTATTGTTACTGGTTTTATTGGAATTGCGTTCTTAGTTTGGTATGTGATCGAAACAATATGA
- a CDS encoding GNAT family N-acetyltransferase, which translates to MRWDNTIEFDESKKNESYEAFENECQMFLENALNSNQWFIWVAENKGEISSHIYIELIQKVPRPGKVNYPFAYMTNVYTVPEYRNKGIGSKVVSTINNWIKENKYEFVIVWPSDESINYYKKNGYAHCTEPMEYFPF; encoded by the coding sequence ATGAGATGGGATAATACCATCGAGTTCGATGAGAGCAAAAAAAACGAATCTTATGAAGCGTTTGAAAATGAATGCCAAATGTTTCTAGAAAATGCATTAAACAGTAATCAGTGGTTTATTTGGGTTGCTGAGAATAAAGGGGAAATTTCATCTCATATATACATAGAATTGATACAAAAAGTTCCAAGGCCTGGTAAAGTTAATTATCCATTTGCATATATGACCAACGTGTATACCGTTCCCGAATATCGAAATAAAGGCATTGGAAGCAAAGTAGTAAGTACAATAAATAACTGGATAAAAGAGAATAAATATGAGTTTGTAATTGTATGGCCGAGTGATGAGTCTATTAATTATTACAAGAAAAATGGTTACGCTCATTGTACGGAACCAATGGAATACTTTCCTTTTTGA
- a CDS encoding heavy-metal-associated domain-containing protein produces the protein MEKAILQLETLSCPSCMQKIEGAVKSVNGIDKDSIKVLFNSSKVKTNFDSAVTSIEEIQKAIENVGYPVLKAKVKAA, from the coding sequence ATGGAAAAAGCTATATTGCAATTAGAAACGTTGTCTTGTCCAAGTTGTATGCAAAAAATTGAAGGTGCCGTGAAATCAGTTAACGGTATTGATAAAGACAGCATTAAAGTATTATTCAACTCCAGCAAAGTCAAAACCAATTTTGATTCAGCTGTCACTTCGATTGAAGAGATTCAAAAAGCTATCGAAAACGTAGGCTATCCGGTCCTTAAAGCAAAAGTCAAGGCCGCTTAA
- a CDS encoding IS256 family transposase — MNNLTTDILQTLATKGDLNELFRSHIELAVNTLLRTELTVFLDYEKYDRIGFHSGNSRNGTYDRTVKTEYGELKLQIPRDRNGEFKQQTLPAYKRTNETLEETIIHLFRKGITMSEIADLIEKMYGHHYTPQTMSNMTKVFSEEVAAFKKRPLNDHYAAIYLDATYIPLKRKTVDKEAIHIAVGIRPDGAKEVLGYAIAPNESTVTWKELLEDLISRGVKSVLLFVTDGLKGIKDTIHQAFPQAAYQHCCVHVSRNIASKVRVADRREVCEDFKAVYQADSREKAIEVRLEFTEKWHTSYPRVTKAVLENDSLLTFYDFPVSIRRSLYSTNLIESFNKQIKKYSRRKEQFQNEESMDRFLVSNFDLYNQKFLTRSHRGFQQAEAELWEMFGTLAER, encoded by the coding sequence ATGAACAATCTTACTACAGATATCTTACAGACTCTAGCTACAAAAGGTGATTTAAATGAATTATTTCGTTCTCATATAGAATTGGCCGTTAATACACTCTTAAGAACGGAATTGACCGTCTTTTTAGATTATGAAAAGTATGATCGTATTGGTTTCCATTCAGGTAACTCTCGTAACGGCACCTATGACCGTACGGTCAAAACAGAATATGGTGAACTTAAGCTACAGATTCCACGTGATCGTAATGGTGAATTTAAACAACAGACGCTTCCTGCATATAAAAGAACCAATGAAACGCTGGAAGAAACGATTATTCATCTCTTTCGAAAAGGGATCACGATGTCTGAAATTGCCGATTTGATTGAGAAAATGTATGGTCATCACTATACGCCGCAGACGATGTCCAACATGACAAAAGTCTTTTCTGAAGAAGTGGCTGCTTTTAAAAAACGTCCACTAAATGATCATTATGCCGCTATATATCTTGACGCTACCTATATTCCCTTAAAACGTAAAACTGTAGACAAAGAAGCCATTCATATAGCCGTTGGAATCCGTCCAGATGGTGCCAAAGAAGTACTCGGTTATGCCATTGCCCCAAATGAATCTACTGTTACATGGAAAGAGCTATTAGAAGACTTAATAAGCCGTGGTGTTAAATCGGTTCTCCTCTTTGTGACCGACGGTCTTAAAGGAATAAAAGATACGATTCATCAAGCATTTCCTCAAGCTGCTTATCAACACTGTTGTGTTCATGTTTCTCGCAATATTGCTAGTAAAGTACGTGTAGCTGATCGCAGAGAAGTATGTGAAGATTTCAAAGCTGTTTACCAAGCAGACTCACGAGAAAAGGCAATCGAAGTTCGGCTTGAATTTACAGAGAAATGGCACACCAGTTACCCTAGAGTAACCAAAGCAGTCTTAGAGAACGACAGTTTACTGACGTTCTATGACTTTCCCGTTTCGATCCGCAGGAGCTTGTACTCCACTAATTTGATTGAATCTTTTAACAAACAAATCAAAAAATACAGTCGACGTAAAGAGCAATTTCAAAATGAAGAATCCATGGATCGCTTTTTAGTCTCAAATTTCGATCTGTATAATCAGAAATTTTTAACCCGAAGCCACCGCGGGTTCCAGCAAGCTGAAGCAGAGCTATGGGAAATGTTTGGAACACTAGCAGAGAGATGA
- a CDS encoding Crp/Fnr family transcriptional regulator, with product MTKHTHHEIGDHAACIRLVPIFNHLEDSAMNYIAEKAHTKQYQKGEFLFRSQEKEDTLYIINRGKIRIYRLADSGKEQLVRILNPGDFTGEWTLFNPDAVHEEYAEATRDTVVCMIQQKDVQDFLEQYPAISLKLLAEMSKRLESSERQTTQVAVESVITRLVLFLAENVEPEMGNSPTITLPMAKKDIASYLGTTPETISRKFGELEDEGLIQQLSGKRIKIQDLDDLLLYSE from the coding sequence TTGACTAAACATACCCATCATGAAATTGGTGACCACGCAGCCTGTATCCGCTTGGTTCCAATATTCAATCACTTAGAGGATAGCGCGATGAATTACATTGCTGAAAAAGCCCACACGAAACAGTATCAAAAAGGAGAGTTTCTGTTTCGTTCACAAGAAAAAGAGGATACTTTATATATTATCAATCGTGGGAAAATCCGTATTTATCGATTGGCAGACTCTGGCAAAGAGCAGCTAGTGCGGATCTTGAACCCTGGTGATTTCACCGGAGAATGGACCTTGTTCAACCCGGATGCAGTACACGAGGAATATGCCGAAGCAACCCGAGATACCGTTGTCTGTATGATTCAGCAAAAAGATGTCCAAGATTTTCTGGAACAATACCCAGCTATTTCTTTAAAACTATTGGCGGAAATGTCTAAACGGTTAGAAAGTTCAGAACGTCAAACGACACAAGTAGCCGTGGAGAGTGTCATTACCCGTTTAGTTTTGTTTTTGGCAGAAAATGTGGAACCTGAAATGGGCAACTCTCCCACCATCACCCTGCCGATGGCAAAAAAGGACATTGCTTCCTATTTAGGAACGACACCTGAGACCATCAGTCGCAAATTTGGAGAATTGGAGGACGAGGGATTGATTCAACAGCTGTCTGGGAAAAGGATCAAGATTCAGGATTTAGATGATTTATTGCTTTACAGCGAATAA
- a CDS encoding helix-turn-helix transcriptional regulator: MSKQDKNYSEETDLVLKNHLKDTRRELGLSQQQLADMIGVSRNTIGSIERCVFVPTAKLALILCIALDKKFEELFYFD; the protein is encoded by the coding sequence ATGAGTAAACAAGATAAAAATTATTCAGAAGAGACAGATTTAGTACTGAAAAATCATTTAAAGGACACCCGTAGAGAATTAGGGCTTTCTCAACAACAACTCGCAGATATGATCGGTGTTTCTAGAAATACGATTGGTTCAATAGAGAGATGTGTGTTTGTTCCTACAGCAAAATTAGCATTGATATTATGTATCGCTTTAGATAAAAAATTTGAAGAGTTGTTCTACTTTGATTAA
- a CDS encoding tyrosine-type recombinase/integrase, whose translation MSTSSPVKDQEKLKELKSLWEKTSKKYVLIDFMLNTGLRVSDVLSTKVGTVLHGEYIGIEQKTKKPKRFQLNAGIQLIIRDYVLANQLTEEDYLFPSNKNPEQPISRYQAFRIVQESGDLIGLKLSPHSLRKTFGYLHYKRTNDVSLLMKVFNHSSPAVTLSYIGLDEETMQNEIYNHYI comes from the coding sequence ATGAGTACTTCTAGTCCAGTGAAAGACCAGGAAAAATTGAAAGAATTGAAAAGTTTATGGGAGAAGACATCTAAAAAATATGTCTTGATCGATTTCATGTTAAATACAGGATTAAGAGTTTCTGATGTGTTGTCGACTAAAGTAGGGACAGTTCTTCATGGGGAGTATATTGGAATTGAACAAAAAACGAAAAAACCAAAACGATTTCAGTTGAATGCAGGAATCCAGTTGATCATAAGAGATTATGTGTTGGCCAATCAGTTAACTGAAGAAGATTATTTATTTCCGAGTAATAAAAATCCTGAACAACCCATTAGCCGTTATCAGGCCTTTCGGATTGTCCAGGAGTCTGGAGATCTTATTGGATTAAAATTATCGCCGCATAGTTTACGGAAAACGTTCGGTTATCTTCATTATAAGCGCACCAATGATGTAAGTTTGTTGATGAAGGTCTTTAATCATTCCAGTCCAGCAGTCACGTTGTCCTATATTGGTTTAGACGAAGAAACCATGCAAAATGAAATATACAATCATTATATATAA
- a CDS encoding metalloregulator ArsR/SmtB family transcription factor yields MEKVCQVTIVHKEKVDTVKNKLIKKDLSSLIVLGKCFSNSSRIKIFYALENFKEMCVCDLAELLDASIATTSHHLRFLKKHGMAKSRQDGKVVYYSLANEDILSAIHVFLKLSENLSMKS; encoded by the coding sequence ATGGAAAAAGTTTGCCAAGTGACTATCGTACATAAAGAAAAAGTAGACACTGTAAAAAATAAATTAATAAAAAAAGATCTGTCGAGCTTAATTGTATTAGGGAAATGTTTCAGTAATTCCTCCCGAATTAAAATTTTTTATGCTTTGGAAAATTTTAAAGAGATGTGTGTCTGTGATTTAGCAGAATTACTAGATGCTAGTATTGCTACAACGTCACACCATTTACGTTTTTTAAAAAAACATGGAATGGCAAAATCACGTCAAGATGGAAAAGTAGTTTATTACTCTTTAGCGAATGAAGACATCCTTTCCGCTATTCATGTTTTTTTAAAGTTATCAGAAAATCTATCTATGAAATCTTAG
- a CDS encoding heavy metal translocating P-type ATPase codes for MQQYILSKKNVITVISGLLIALGFFSHFVLENVGLSEWSLIIASVFGIMPIAIQAFQAMKVKVISIDVLVSIAAIGALFIQNYEESAIVTFLFLFGHYLEQRTLNQTRSAIKELTEMAPESALKQMDNGEFEEVEVDDVDEGDILLVKTGAKVPVDGTVLTGEGHINEASITGEAVPVNKLADAEVFAGTILENGTIQIRADRVGEDTTFGKIIELVEEAQDSKSEAERFIDRFSKYYTPAVLVLAIVVWAFSQNIELAITILVLGCPGALVIGVPVSNVAGIGNGARNGVLLKGSEVIQDFSNVDTIVFDKTGTLTVGNPTVAATELYEKDSAETLGYLASVERESDHPLAKAVLNQIGETNFYPVEGTEVVKGGGIVSSVAGHRVAVGNVALMEKENVTLSKKVQKDVKRFEQQGNSLVLTAVDGELKVLMGIRDQVRPGVKANLQELKDLGVKNLVVLSGDNQGTVDVVAGELGLTEAHGHMLPEDKSAYIGKLQQRGQIVAFVGDGVNDSPSLALADIGIAMGSGTDVAIETSDVVLMNSNFSNLPHALGLVKATANNMKQNIVISIGVVLVLLTSVFFSEWMNMSIGMLVHEGSILVVIFNGMRLMKYKLKSRKEQKEVSAPAEKVKIS; via the coding sequence ATGCAACAATATATATTAAGCAAGAAAAATGTTATCACCGTCATCAGTGGATTGTTAATCGCACTCGGTTTCTTCAGTCACTTTGTTTTAGAAAACGTAGGACTTTCAGAGTGGTCTTTGATCATCGCCTCTGTCTTTGGGATTATGCCAATTGCCATTCAAGCGTTTCAAGCAATGAAAGTCAAAGTCATCAGTATTGATGTCTTAGTCAGTATTGCAGCGATTGGTGCGCTTTTTATTCAAAATTATGAAGAATCGGCTATTGTCACGTTCTTATTCTTATTCGGACACTACTTGGAACAACGAACATTGAACCAAACGCGATCTGCTATCAAAGAATTGACTGAAATGGCACCCGAAAGCGCCTTGAAACAAATGGATAATGGCGAATTTGAAGAAGTAGAAGTGGATGATGTAGATGAAGGGGATATCTTGCTCGTTAAAACGGGTGCGAAAGTTCCAGTAGATGGTACAGTCCTTACGGGTGAAGGGCATATCAATGAAGCTAGCATTACAGGTGAAGCTGTTCCGGTCAACAAGCTAGCTGATGCAGAAGTTTTTGCAGGAACCATTTTAGAAAACGGAACGATTCAAATCAGAGCTGACCGAGTTGGTGAGGACACCACATTTGGAAAAATTATTGAACTCGTGGAAGAAGCACAAGATTCTAAATCCGAAGCGGAACGGTTCATTGATCGCTTTTCTAAATACTACACACCAGCTGTCTTGGTTCTGGCAATTGTTGTATGGGCGTTCAGTCAAAATATTGAGTTAGCAATCACCATCTTGGTTCTAGGTTGCCCAGGCGCATTAGTTATCGGAGTGCCTGTCTCAAACGTTGCCGGTATTGGGAATGGTGCTCGTAACGGTGTTCTTTTAAAAGGGAGTGAAGTCATTCAAGACTTCAGCAATGTGGATACAATTGTATTTGATAAGACAGGTACTTTAACTGTCGGAAACCCAACCGTTGCAGCGACTGAACTGTATGAAAAAGATTCTGCTGAAACGCTTGGCTATCTGGCCAGTGTGGAACGGGAATCAGATCATCCATTAGCAAAAGCGGTCTTAAATCAAATTGGAGAAACAAACTTTTATCCTGTTGAAGGAACTGAAGTCGTGAAAGGCGGCGGAATCGTTTCAAGTGTAGCTGGACATAGAGTGGCTGTTGGGAATGTGGCCTTGATGGAAAAAGAAAATGTCACTCTCAGCAAAAAAGTGCAAAAAGATGTCAAACGGTTTGAACAACAAGGGAACTCTCTCGTTTTGACAGCGGTCGACGGTGAATTAAAAGTACTGATGGGCATTCGCGATCAAGTCCGTCCGGGTGTGAAAGCTAATTTGCAGGAATTAAAAGACTTGGGCGTGAAAAATCTAGTCGTTCTTTCAGGAGATAACCAAGGAACCGTTGATGTGGTCGCCGGCGAACTTGGTTTGACCGAAGCTCACGGCCACATGTTGCCGGAAGACAAATCGGCTTATATCGGAAAGCTTCAACAACGTGGTCAAATTGTAGCCTTTGTTGGAGATGGCGTTAACGACAGTCCGTCCTTAGCTTTAGCAGACATTGGCATCGCAATGGGAAGCGGAACGGACGTAGCGATTGAAACATCCGATGTCGTTTTAATGAACTCGAACTTCAGCAACTTGCCTCACGCATTAGGATTAGTAAAAGCCACCGCAAATAATATGAAACAAAATATCGTGATTTCAATTGGAGTAGTGTTGGTCTTGTTGACCAGCGTCTTCTTCAGCGAATGGATGAATATGTCTATCGGAATGTTGGTTCATGAAGGTAGTATCTTGGTGGTAATTTTCAATGGCATGAGATTAATGAAGTATAAGTTGAAAAGTCGAAAAGAACAAAAAGAAGTATCAGCACCTGCAGAGAAAGTAAAAATATCTTAA
- a CDS encoding CadD family cadmium resistance transporter: protein MLQSIFSAIAVYISTSIDYLFILLIIFSQSHTKKGLRQIFWGQYLGTGILVAVSLFAAYVLNFIPQNWIIGLLGLIPIFLGIRVALVGEEEEEEEEVVEKLESRGTNRFFWTVALITIASGGDNLGIYIPYFASLSFSEIVTALIVFAISVAVLCYISYKLAKISFVSETLEKYERILVPIVFIGLGIYILIENGTIQTVLSLFN, encoded by the coding sequence TTGTTACAAAGTATTTTTTCAGCTATCGCTGTTTATATTTCTACCAGCATTGATTATTTGTTTATCTTGCTGATTATTTTTTCTCAAAGTCATACAAAAAAAGGGCTCCGTCAGATTTTTTGGGGTCAATATCTAGGAACAGGTATCTTAGTAGCCGTAAGTTTATTTGCAGCATATGTGCTGAATTTCATTCCGCAAAATTGGATCATTGGGCTTCTCGGTCTAATTCCGATTTTCTTAGGAATCAGAGTGGCATTGGTTGGCGAAGAGGAGGAAGAAGAAGAGGAAGTCGTTGAAAAGCTTGAATCAAGAGGAACAAACCGCTTCTTTTGGACCGTTGCCTTAATAACAATTGCTTCTGGTGGCGATAACTTAGGGATTTATATTCCTTACTTTGCCTCGTTATCTTTTTCAGAGATTGTCACCGCTCTAATCGTATTTGCTATTTCTGTTGCGGTTCTTTGCTATATCAGTTACAAATTAGCCAAGATTTCTTTTGTTTCCGAAACCTTAGAAAAATATGAACGAATCCTTGTTCCTATAGTGTTTATTGGCTTAGGAATTTATATATTGATCGAAAATGGTACGATTCAAACTGTATTGAGTTTATTTAATTAA
- a CDS encoding CopY/TcrY family copper transport repressor: MSTIVVNPYITDAEWEVMRAVWANVRVTSKEVISILKGKMDWKQATIKTLLGRLVEKGVLNTEQEGRKYIYSANIEEKEAVRSFTNDIFDRICRKNVGNVIESIIKDHTLSFDDIQRIEEILEMKKAFAVEEVDCQCAEGQCDCHLHHHGE; the protein is encoded by the coding sequence ATGAGTACAATAGTTGTAAACCCTTATATCACAGATGCTGAATGGGAAGTTATGCGTGCAGTCTGGGCGAATGTCCGAGTGACTAGTAAAGAAGTCATCTCAATCTTGAAGGGGAAAATGGACTGGAAACAAGCTACTATCAAAACGCTCTTAGGTCGACTGGTTGAAAAAGGCGTACTAAATACAGAGCAAGAAGGTAGAAAATATATTTATTCGGCAAATATCGAAGAGAAAGAAGCGGTAAGAAGTTTTACAAACGATATTTTCGATCGTATTTGTCGGAAGAATGTCGGGAATGTAATAGAGAGTATCATTAAGGATCATACTTTAAGTTTCGATGATATCCAACGGATAGAAGAAATATTAGAGATGAAAAAAGCTTTCGCAGTAGAAGAAGTTGATTGTCAGTGTGCAGAAGGGCAATGCGATTGCCATTTACATCATCATGGAGAATAA
- a CDS encoding Dps family protein, producing MTENKATQERTPQERLQEEQEHKEHVHHTKINAAAIADHLLGNMHTLHVKLHQYHWYVKGANFFTLHEKFEELYNENEKWFDKLAERLITSGHKPASTTVEFEKYSMLSEDAVNKYAKAEDMVENIIEDFRSTRDLTIRAIRLAQDEGDDALEDTLIAFKNDLDKNIWMLQAFIGKEALEDDDALDEDED from the coding sequence ATGACTGAAAATAAAGCTACTCAAGAAAGAACACCCCAAGAAAGATTGCAAGAAGAACAAGAACACAAGGAACATGTTCATCATACGAAAATTAATGCAGCGGCCATTGCGGATCATCTTTTAGGCAATATGCATACATTACATGTGAAACTGCACCAATATCACTGGTATGTAAAAGGAGCCAATTTCTTTACGTTGCATGAAAAATTTGAAGAGTTGTATAACGAAAATGAAAAATGGTTCGACAAACTTGCGGAGCGTCTAATTACTTCTGGGCATAAACCTGCTTCGACAACGGTTGAATTTGAAAAATATTCGATGCTTTCGGAAGATGCAGTTAATAAATACGCTAAAGCAGAAGACATGGTTGAAAATATTATCGAGGACTTCAGAAGCACTCGTGACCTAACTATTCGCGCGATTCGTTTAGCTCAAGACGAGGGTGACGATGCTTTAGAAGATACATTGATTGCTTTTAAAAATGACTTAGACAAGAACATTTGGATGCTGCAAGCGTTCATTGGTAAAGAAGCATTAGAAGATGATGACGCTCTTGATGAGGATGAAGATTAA